One segment of Channa argus isolate prfri chromosome 17, Channa argus male v1.0, whole genome shotgun sequence DNA contains the following:
- the si:ch211-57i17.5 gene encoding usherin: MYTVCFVFSPSQQEVVEAKCESTEEVPSPCELEILSASSLRRSVSQVIDGKSLTGDDDPWDPNISGHDSGMFMEDEEFVDTIKGFSTVRKEHTMFTDTNL, translated from the exons ATGTACacagtgtgttttgtcttttctccatCACAGCAGGAAGTTGTGGAAGCTAAATGTGAGTCCACTGAAGAGGTCCCTTCTCCGTGTGAGCTGGAGATCCTCAGTGCCTCGTCTCTGAGGCGCAGCGTCAGCCAGGTGATTGACGGGAAGTCTCTCACGGGAGACGATGACCCATGGGACCCAAACATTTCTGGCCATGACAGTGGGATG TTCATGGAGGATGAGGAATTTGTAGACACCATCAAAGGTTTCAGCACTGTGAGGAAGGAGCACACCATGTTCACTGACACCAACCTGTAA
- the fez2b gene encoding fasciculation and elongation protein zeta-2 isoform X2, which translates to MAAPLAHFDEDWQDFNEFKPSSESADQLDRLNSNVGDSSSGLDDFSDLDNSFSGEICSFKSMEDLVHDFDEKLTVCFRNYNTATENIAPIKPITEDNYLKDDEVWNALTDNYGNVMPVDWKTSHTRSLHLPSLNLTEHEKLDNQSLDLSDDEELREQMDMHSIIVSCINEEPLFTAEQVIEEIEEMMQESPDPEDDESPSQSDLSMLSQDLHGLKRSGSNTSYEDRLRQLSVHELTETREEVESAICRYSEELIQALALRDELDYEKEVKNSFISLLIDVQNRQKEHRELLRKKKKIRSLTTTGPNGQRTASTHMPGTYLTTVIPYEKKAGTPSVEDLEILTKILHAMRDDSEKVPALLTDYILKVLCPT; encoded by the exons ATGGCGGCGCCGTTAGCCCACTTCGATGAGGACTGGCAGGACTTCAACGAATTCAAGCCGAGCTCGGAGTCGGCCGACCAGCTGGACAGGCTCAACTCAAATGTGGGCGATTCGTCGTCGGGCCTAGACGATTTCTCCGATCTGGACAACAGTTTCTCCGGGGAGATCTGCAGCTTCAAATCGATGGAGGACCTCGTCCACGACTTCGACGAGAAGCTGACAGTGTGCTTTCGAAATTACAACACCGCGACAGAAAACATAGCTCCTATTAAACCTATCACAGAGGACAATTATTTGAAAGACGACGA AGTCTGGAATGCTTTGACAGATAACTATGGCAACGTGATGCCTGTGGACTGGAAGACATCGCACACTCGTTCCTTACACCTGCCCAGCCTCAACCTCACTGAGCATGAG AAGTTGGATAACCAGTCTCTGGATCTGTCGGATGATGAGGAGCTCAGGGAGCAGATGGATATGCACTCAATCATTGTATCCTGCATCAACGAGGAGCCGCTCTTTACAGCCGAACAA GTGATAGAGGAGATAGAAGAGATGATGCAAGAGTCTCCAGACCCAGAGGATGACGAGAGTCCCTCACAGTCAGACCTGTCTAtgctgtctcaggacctccacGGTCTGAAACGCTCTGGCTCCAACACGAGCTACGAGGATC GTCTGCGTCAGCTGTCTGTGCATGAGCTGACTGAGACTCGGGAGGAAGTGGAGTCGGCCATTTGCCGCTACAGTGAAGAGCTCATTCAAGCTCTGGCCCTGCGAGATGAACTTGACTATGAAAAGGAG gtgaaGAACAGTTTCATCTCATTGCTGATCGACGTGCAGAACAGGCAGAAGGAGCATCGCGAGCTGCTAcgcaagaagaagaaaattagAAGTCTGACTACAACCGGTCCTAACGGCCAGAGGACAGCCAGCACGCACATGCCAGGCACA TACCTGACCACAGTAATCCCTTATGAGAAGAAAGCAGGTACTCCTTCCGTTGAAGACCTCGAGATCCTCACCAAGA TCCTCCATGCCATGAGGGACGACAGTGAAAAGGTACCTGCTCTGCTAACAGACTACATTCTCAAAG TTCTTTGTCCCACGTAA
- the fez2b gene encoding fasciculation and elongation protein zeta-2 isoform X3 gives MAAPLAHFDEDWQDFNEFKPSSESADQLDRLNSNVGDSSSGLDDFSDLDNSFSGEICSFKSMEDLVHDFDEKLTVCFRNYNTATENIAPIKPITEDNYLKDDEVWNALTDNYGNVMPVDWKTSHTRSLHLPSLNLTEHEKLDNQSLDLSDDEELREQMDMHSIIVSCINEEPLFTAEQVIEEIEEMMQESPDPEDDESPSQSDLSMLSQDLHGLKRSGSNTSYEDRLRQLSVHELTETREEVESAICRYSEELIQALALRDELDYEKEVKNSFISLLIDVQNRQKEHRELLRKKKKIRSLTTTGPNGQRTASTHMPGTLLTLEGLSNVIQNGLRQTFGTTGGDKQYLTTVIPYEKKAGTPSVEDLEILTKILHAMRDDSEKVPALLTDYILKVLCPT, from the exons ATGGCGGCGCCGTTAGCCCACTTCGATGAGGACTGGCAGGACTTCAACGAATTCAAGCCGAGCTCGGAGTCGGCCGACCAGCTGGACAGGCTCAACTCAAATGTGGGCGATTCGTCGTCGGGCCTAGACGATTTCTCCGATCTGGACAACAGTTTCTCCGGGGAGATCTGCAGCTTCAAATCGATGGAGGACCTCGTCCACGACTTCGACGAGAAGCTGACAGTGTGCTTTCGAAATTACAACACCGCGACAGAAAACATAGCTCCTATTAAACCTATCACAGAGGACAATTATTTGAAAGACGACGA AGTCTGGAATGCTTTGACAGATAACTATGGCAACGTGATGCCTGTGGACTGGAAGACATCGCACACTCGTTCCTTACACCTGCCCAGCCTCAACCTCACTGAGCATGAG AAGTTGGATAACCAGTCTCTGGATCTGTCGGATGATGAGGAGCTCAGGGAGCAGATGGATATGCACTCAATCATTGTATCCTGCATCAACGAGGAGCCGCTCTTTACAGCCGAACAA GTGATAGAGGAGATAGAAGAGATGATGCAAGAGTCTCCAGACCCAGAGGATGACGAGAGTCCCTCACAGTCAGACCTGTCTAtgctgtctcaggacctccacGGTCTGAAACGCTCTGGCTCCAACACGAGCTACGAGGATC GTCTGCGTCAGCTGTCTGTGCATGAGCTGACTGAGACTCGGGAGGAAGTGGAGTCGGCCATTTGCCGCTACAGTGAAGAGCTCATTCAAGCTCTGGCCCTGCGAGATGAACTTGACTATGAAAAGGAG gtgaaGAACAGTTTCATCTCATTGCTGATCGACGTGCAGAACAGGCAGAAGGAGCATCGCGAGCTGCTAcgcaagaagaagaaaattagAAGTCTGACTACAACCGGTCCTAACGGCCAGAGGACAGCCAGCACGCACATGCCAGGCACA CTCCTCACTCTGGAGGGACTCTCCAATGTCATTCAAAATGGCCTCCGTCAAACTTTTGGCACCACAGGAGGGGACAAACAG TACCTGACCACAGTAATCCCTTATGAGAAGAAAGCAGGTACTCCTTCCGTTGAAGACCTCGAGATCCTCACCAAGA TCCTCCATGCCATGAGGGACGACAGTGAAAAGGTACCTGCTCTGCTAACAGACTACATTCTCAAAG TTCTTTGTCCCACGTAA
- the fez2b gene encoding fasciculation and elongation protein zeta-2 isoform X1 — protein sequence MAAPLAHFDEDWQDFNEFKPSSESADQLDRLNSNVGDSSSGLDDFSDLDNSFSGEICSFKSMEDLVHDFDEKLTVCFRNYNTATENIAPIKPITEDNYLKDDEVWNALTDNYGNVMPVDWKTSHTRSLHLPSLNLTEHEKLDNQSLDLSDDEELREQMDMHSIIVSCINEEPLFTAEQVIEEIEEMMQESPDPEDDESPSQSDLSMLSQDLHGLKRSGSNTSYEDRLRQLSVHELTETREEVESAICRYSEELIQALALRDELDYEKEVKNSFISLLIDVQNRQKEHRELLRKKKKIRSLTTTGPNGQRTASTHMPGTLLTLEGLSNVIQNGLRQTFGTTGGDKQYLTTVIPYEKKAGTPSVEDLEILTKILHAMRDDSEKVPALLTDYILKALV from the exons ATGGCGGCGCCGTTAGCCCACTTCGATGAGGACTGGCAGGACTTCAACGAATTCAAGCCGAGCTCGGAGTCGGCCGACCAGCTGGACAGGCTCAACTCAAATGTGGGCGATTCGTCGTCGGGCCTAGACGATTTCTCCGATCTGGACAACAGTTTCTCCGGGGAGATCTGCAGCTTCAAATCGATGGAGGACCTCGTCCACGACTTCGACGAGAAGCTGACAGTGTGCTTTCGAAATTACAACACCGCGACAGAAAACATAGCTCCTATTAAACCTATCACAGAGGACAATTATTTGAAAGACGACGA AGTCTGGAATGCTTTGACAGATAACTATGGCAACGTGATGCCTGTGGACTGGAAGACATCGCACACTCGTTCCTTACACCTGCCCAGCCTCAACCTCACTGAGCATGAG AAGTTGGATAACCAGTCTCTGGATCTGTCGGATGATGAGGAGCTCAGGGAGCAGATGGATATGCACTCAATCATTGTATCCTGCATCAACGAGGAGCCGCTCTTTACAGCCGAACAA GTGATAGAGGAGATAGAAGAGATGATGCAAGAGTCTCCAGACCCAGAGGATGACGAGAGTCCCTCACAGTCAGACCTGTCTAtgctgtctcaggacctccacGGTCTGAAACGCTCTGGCTCCAACACGAGCTACGAGGATC GTCTGCGTCAGCTGTCTGTGCATGAGCTGACTGAGACTCGGGAGGAAGTGGAGTCGGCCATTTGCCGCTACAGTGAAGAGCTCATTCAAGCTCTGGCCCTGCGAGATGAACTTGACTATGAAAAGGAG gtgaaGAACAGTTTCATCTCATTGCTGATCGACGTGCAGAACAGGCAGAAGGAGCATCGCGAGCTGCTAcgcaagaagaagaaaattagAAGTCTGACTACAACCGGTCCTAACGGCCAGAGGACAGCCAGCACGCACATGCCAGGCACA CTCCTCACTCTGGAGGGACTCTCCAATGTCATTCAAAATGGCCTCCGTCAAACTTTTGGCACCACAGGAGGGGACAAACAG TACCTGACCACAGTAATCCCTTATGAGAAGAAAGCAGGTACTCCTTCCGTTGAAGACCTCGAGATCCTCACCAAGA TCCTCCATGCCATGAGGGACGACAGTGAAAAGGTACCTGCTCTGCTAACAGACTACATTCTCAAAG CTCTGGTATGA